A window from Solanum stenotomum isolate F172 chromosome 7, ASM1918654v1, whole genome shotgun sequence encodes these proteins:
- the LOC125870779 gene encoding tubby-like F-box protein 3, whose protein sequence is MSFKSMIQDMKDEFGSISRKGFRSRSHRVVQDCTVTLDALRQSCWANMPPELLRDVLMRIEESDSDWRPRKNVVACAGVCRSWREIMKEIVKTPEVSGKLTFPISLKQPGPRDKLVQCFIRRNRSSQTYHLFLNLNEVANDDGKFLLAARKCKRPTYTDYIISLNAEDVSKGSSTYIGKLRSNFLGTKFTVYDAQPSNAGAKVSKCRSTRFVGMKQVSPRIPTGNYPVAHISYELNVLGARGPRRMLCIMDAIPASSIEPGGLAPTQTEFVPVNVDSFPSLHFFRSKSTRVDNFSSGPLPSPKDEVLTLKNKAPRWHEQLQCWCLNFNGRVTVASVKNFQLVASLGDGAGQENENVILQFGKVGEDLFTMDYQYPISAFQAFAICLSSFDTKIACE, encoded by the exons ATGTCCTTCAAGAGTATGATTCAGGACATGAAGGATGAGTTTGGGAGCATTTCGCGGAAAGGATTTCGCTCTAGGTCACATAGGGTGGTTCAGGATTGTACGGTGACACTCGATGCTTTGAGGCAAAGTTGTTGGGCTAATATGCCGCCTGAGCTATTGAGAGATGTCCTAATGAGGATTGAGGAGTCCGACTCTGATTGGCGTCCGAGGAAAAATGTGGTTGCGTGTGCTGGTGTTTGTAGGAGTTGGAGagaaataatgaaagaaattgTCAAAACACCCGAAGTTAGCGGGAAATTGACGTTCCCAATCTCCTTGAAGCAG CCTGGTCCAAGAGACAAGCTTGTTCAATGTTTCATCAGAAGGAACCGCAGCTCACAGACATATCACCTCTTCCTTAATTTAAATGAAG TTGCTAACGATGATGGTAAGTTCCTTCTTGCTGCTCGGAAGTGTAAAAGGCCAACATACACAGATTACATCATTTCTTTAAATGCTGAAGATGTTTCCAAGGGTAGCAGCACCTACATTGGGAAGCTGAG ATCCAACTTCTTGGGGACCAAGTTCACTGTCTACGATGCACAACCATCTAATGCAGGAGCTAAAGTCAGTAAATGTCGCTCTACTAGGTTTGTTGGGATGAAACAAGTCTCTCCAAGAATACCCACTGGCAACTATCCTGTAGCTCACATCTCATATGAGTTGAATGTCCTGGGGGCTAG GGGGCCCAGGAGGATGCTGTGTATCATGGATGCAATTCCGGCTTCTTCTATTGAACCTGGGGGCTTAGCCCCTACGCAAACAGAATTTGTTCCGGTGAATGTAGATTCCTTCCCCTCCCTCCACTTTTTTAGATCAAAATCAACTCGCGTGGATAATTTCTCATCCGGGCCTTTACCAAGTCCAAAAGATGAAGTTCTAACTTTGAAGAACAAAGCTCCTAGGTGGCACGAGCAACTCCAATGCTGGTGTCTTAACTTCAATGGCCGGGTGACAGTCGCTTCTGTAAAAAACTTTCAGCTAGTTGCTTCTCTCGGGGATGGAGCTGGACAGGAAAATGAGAATGTTATTCTCCAATTTGGGAAAGTGGGAGAGGATTTGTTCACCATGGACTATCAGTATCCTATCTCTGCATTTCAGGCATTCGCTATCTGCCTCAGTAGCTTTGACACCAAAATTGCTTGCGAATGA